The following proteins come from a genomic window of Bacteroidia bacterium:
- a CDS encoding YceI family protein has translation MKKISFFLLAICLGYSNLDAQIYVAKKSEISFFSVGSVANVQASNKLTIMVLSTATNDIQMKISIKDFIFPKPLMQEHFNEDYMESDKFPSAVFKGKINEKIDYTQDGTYTTTTTGTLDMHGVQKTITISGLLTIKSGEVTLATKFKIHLADYKIKVPSYVGVEAIAADIDVNLNATLDSFKK, from the coding sequence TGAAAAAAATCAGTTTCTTTTTGCTGGCAATTTGTCTTGGATATTCCAACTTGGATGCACAAATTTATGTAGCCAAAAAATCTGAAATAAGTTTTTTCTCAGTAGGTTCTGTCGCCAATGTACAAGCCAGCAATAAATTAACCATTATGGTGTTGAGTACAGCAACCAATGATATTCAGATGAAAATTTCCATCAAAGATTTTATTTTTCCGAAACCTTTGATGCAAGAGCATTTTAATGAAGATTACATGGAAAGTGATAAATTTCCGAGTGCTGTTTTCAAGGGAAAAATAAATGAAAAAATTGATTATACCCAAGACGGTACTTATACTACCACCACTACCGGAACGCTTGATATGCACGGCGTTCAGAAAACAATTACAATTTCCGGATTGCTTACCATAAAAAGTGGAGAAGTTACGTTGGCGACAAAATTTAAAATTCATTTAGCGGATTATAAAATTAAAGTGCCCAGTTATGTGGGCGTTGAAGCCATCGCTGCGGATATTGATGTGAACTTAAATGCAACACTCGATTCCTTTAAAAAATAA
- a CDS encoding lipid A deacylase LpxR family protein → MKRQILFLFIISFFSIRADAKSDTTESRISTNSSIKINYENDYFTGTDFYYTQGIKIEFVFPCWRYDPLMALLPKLSNSIVEYKINMDQDGFTPTSITVSSIQRGDRPYAGYVYIGHVKISTEEIKKQKLTSEMDIGVIGPSAECGEEQAMIHRWINDRQPDGWKYQIGNQAMMDYRIRYEKGLLNDTCIDFSGMGELNGGNVYDNIKLGGKLRLGKMQSYFSGNRTRKFQLYTFINGWMEGVAYNGTMQGALFSDNSIYTLPSNAINHIVLGYTCGICFSYQSISIDYSFTHISHEIKTGLYHGWGHIGIAAHFK, encoded by the coding sequence ATGAAACGACAAATCCTTTTTTTATTTATTATTTCCTTTTTTTCGATACGCGCTGATGCGAAATCGGATACTACAGAAAGTAGAATCAGTACAAACTCCTCAATAAAAATAAATTACGAAAACGATTATTTTACTGGTACGGATTTTTACTATACACAAGGGATAAAAATCGAATTTGTTTTTCCGTGCTGGAGATATGATCCATTGATGGCTCTTTTGCCGAAACTTTCTAACTCAATTGTGGAGTATAAAATAAATATGGATCAAGATGGTTTTACACCCACTTCCATAACGGTTAGCAGTATCCAAAGGGGAGATAGACCTTATGCAGGATACGTATATATTGGTCATGTGAAAATTTCCACAGAAGAAATTAAAAAGCAAAAGCTGACTTCTGAAATGGATATTGGAGTTATCGGACCAAGTGCCGAATGTGGTGAAGAGCAAGCGATGATTCATCGATGGATAAACGATCGGCAACCTGATGGTTGGAAATATCAAATTGGAAATCAAGCAATGATGGATTATAGAATACGTTATGAAAAAGGCTTGCTAAACGACACCTGTATTGATTTTTCAGGGATGGGAGAATTGAATGGAGGCAATGTATATGACAATATAAAATTGGGTGGAAAATTAAGACTCGGAAAAATGCAATCTTATTTTTCGGGAAACAGAACTCGGAAATTTCAATTGTATACTTTTATTAATGGCTGGATGGAGGGCGTAGCTTATAACGGAACAATGCAAGGCGCTTTGTTTTCCGACAACAGTATTTACACTTTGCCTTCCAATGCGATCAATCATATTGTACTTGGCTATACGTGTGGAATCTGTTTCTCGTATCAATCTATTTCCATCGACTATTCCTTTACACACATTAGCCACGAGATTAAAACAGGGCTCTATCACGGTTGGGGGCATATTGGTATTGCAGCACATTTTAAATAA
- the nadB gene encoding L-aspartate oxidase yields MSKKVDFLIIGSGVAGLSYALKVAEHGKVCMITKANEDESNTKYAQGGIAAVMYEPDSYEKHISDTLICGDGLCDENVVRMVITESTERVKELIEWGAKFDKTAKGEYDLAREGGHSEHRILHHKDNTGFEIERALLAKAHTHPNIEIFDHYFAIDILTQHHLGIEVNSRTPDIACYGAYILNLKTNKVETILAKTTLMATGGAGNVYETTTNPTIASGDGIAMVYRAKGSVKNMEFIQFHPTSLYNPGEHPSFLISEAVRGFGGILKTMDGNSFMEKYDVRKSLAPRDIVARAIDNEMKIRGDDFVYLDCTHLDKTALTEHFPNIYKKCLSIGIDITKDFIPVVPASHYLCGGVKVDDEGRSTIKNLYAVGECASTGLHGANRLASNSLLEALVYAHRASLSSIKQVQKNNFCEGLPAWNTEGTEHPEEMILITQSLKEVQAIMSSYVGIVRSDLRLQRAFDRLEILYKENEMLYQKTTLSPKLCELRNLITVGYLIIKCAMKRKESKGLHYTIDYLKK; encoded by the coding sequence TTGAGCAAAAAAGTTGATTTTCTGATAATCGGCTCGGGCGTTGCAGGCTTGAGTTACGCACTGAAAGTGGCGGAGCACGGCAAAGTATGCATGATTACGAAAGCCAACGAAGACGAGTCGAACACGAAATATGCACAAGGCGGAATTGCTGCCGTGATGTACGAACCCGATTCGTACGAAAAACACATAAGTGATACACTGATTTGCGGAGACGGTTTGTGCGACGAAAACGTTGTGCGAATGGTGATTACTGAATCTACCGAACGCGTAAAAGAACTGATAGAATGGGGTGCTAAATTTGACAAAACAGCTAAAGGAGAATACGATTTAGCAAGAGAAGGTGGACATTCGGAACATCGAATTTTACATCACAAAGACAATACTGGATTTGAAATAGAACGCGCTTTATTGGCGAAGGCACACACCCATCCAAACATCGAAATTTTTGATCATTATTTTGCTATTGATATTTTAACGCAGCACCATCTCGGCATCGAAGTAAATAGTAGAACGCCTGATATTGCTTGTTATGGCGCGTATATTTTAAATTTAAAAACGAATAAAGTAGAAACCATTCTCGCAAAAACAACGCTGATGGCAACAGGCGGCGCAGGAAATGTGTACGAAACGACTACTAATCCTACCATTGCATCGGGCGACGGAATTGCGATGGTGTATCGCGCCAAAGGCAGCGTGAAAAATATGGAGTTTATTCAGTTTCATCCTACTTCGCTTTACAATCCGGGCGAGCATCCTTCTTTCTTGATTTCTGAGGCTGTACGCGGCTTTGGCGGTATATTAAAGACAATGGACGGAAATTCCTTTATGGAAAAATACGATGTGCGTAAATCCCTTGCTCCGCGCGATATTGTTGCACGTGCTATTGATAATGAAATGAAAATACGAGGCGATGATTTTGTATATTTAGATTGTACACATCTTGATAAAACTGCACTAACAGAGCATTTCCCGAACATCTATAAAAAATGTTTATCCATTGGAATTGATATTACGAAAGATTTTATTCCTGTCGTTCCAGCTTCGCATTACCTTTGCGGAGGTGTAAAAGTAGATGACGAGGGTAGAAGTACCATTAAAAATTTATATGCCGTAGGCGAATGTGCATCCACTGGTTTGCATGGCGCAAACCGGCTCGCATCTAATTCTTTGCTGGAAGCCTTGGTATATGCGCATCGTGCAAGTTTAAGCTCGATAAAACAAGTTCAAAAAAATAATTTTTGTGAAGGACTCCCAGCTTGGAATACGGAAGGAACGGAACATCCAGAAGAGATGATTTTAATCACGCAAAGTTTGAAAGAAGTGCAAGCCATAATGAGTAGTTATGTTGGAATTGTTCGTTCGGATTTACGCCTTCAACGGGCATTTGATAGATTAGAAATTTTATATAAAGAGAACGAAATGTTGTATCAAAAAACAACGCTTTCGCCTAAATTATGCGAATTGAGAAACCTCATTACGGTTGGATATTTAATTATTAAATGTGCCATGAAACGTAAAGAAAGCAAAGGTTTGCACTACACAATTGATTATTTGAAAAAATAA
- a CDS encoding DUF5777 family beta-barrel protein, whose translation MKNSFYVLAFTSLSFFSIHAKAQDDLLALVDTTKNQPKNEKVESLFKTSSLIDLPTVATVKKGTMDFRIDHRFGNAGAASGGGFHTLYGLDNAEDIRFAFDFGLTDKLSIGIGRSRQFEGIDGNIKYRLLDQTINNHIPFSLAFCFRDTYCPQRSTTFYAGASNDVVQNWPDRFTYVSEMMLARKFGDRLSLEIVPTYVHLNYVLANVNTNNGATNENDVYAIGGGGRYMLTKHFGIIADYYYIISKYRENNPTLSYYNPLSVGIEIETGGHVFHLYFANASGIIESAFIPNTTDSWLNGGYKFGFSISRVFNL comes from the coding sequence ATGAAAAATAGTTTTTACGTACTCGCTTTTACGAGCCTTTCTTTTTTTTCGATACACGCGAAAGCTCAAGATGATTTACTTGCTTTAGTTGATACTACTAAGAATCAGCCGAAAAATGAAAAAGTAGAAAGTCTGTTTAAAACAAGCAGCCTAATTGATTTGCCAACGGTAGCAACAGTTAAAAAAGGCACGATGGATTTCCGAATTGATCATCGTTTCGGAAACGCTGGAGCTGCCAGTGGTGGAGGATTTCACACACTTTATGGATTGGACAATGCAGAAGATATTCGTTTCGCTTTTGATTTCGGTTTAACCGATAAACTGAGTATTGGTATAGGTAGAAGCCGCCAATTTGAAGGCATTGACGGGAATATCAAATACCGTTTATTGGATCAAACTATTAACAATCATATTCCTTTTTCACTTGCTTTTTGTTTCCGAGATACCTATTGTCCGCAGCGCAGTACTACTTTTTACGCAGGTGCTTCCAATGATGTTGTACAAAATTGGCCCGACCGATTTACCTATGTTTCGGAAATGATGTTGGCACGAAAATTTGGTGATAGACTTTCTTTGGAAATCGTACCAACTTACGTACATTTAAATTACGTATTGGCAAATGTCAATACAAATAATGGTGCCACCAACGAAAACGATGTTTACGCTATCGGTGGCGGTGGGCGTTACATGCTTACCAAACATTTCGGAATTATTGCCGATTATTATTACATCATTTCAAAATACAGAGAAAATAATCCGACCTTAAGTTATTACAATCCACTTTCCGTGGGCATCGAAATAGAAACCGGCGGACACGTTTTTCATTTATATTTCGCTAATGCATCTGGAATTATTGAAAGCGCATTTATTCCCAATACCACTGATTCCTGGCTAAATGGCGGATATAAATTCGGATTTAGTATTTCACGCGTGTTTAATTTGTAA
- a CDS encoding TM2 domain-containing protein: protein MKTSVQKIIFLGAFFGLLFCSGNLFGKIKSLPKNNFSSLEISTSKIIFSDTILHNDTIQHSKKRKWIAAVLAFPIPFGMLGLHRWYLGTTSGMPLLYIATFGGGFGTLPFIDFMVILIDNDLTRYTNNPKLFMWRNRKKKSL from the coding sequence TTGAAAACGAGCGTTCAAAAAATTATTTTTTTGGGAGCCTTTTTCGGACTCTTGTTTTGTTCGGGGAATTTGTTTGGGAAAATAAAATCACTTCCGAAAAATAATTTTTCAAGCCTCGAAATAAGCACTTCAAAAATTATTTTTTCAGACACTATTCTCCACAACGACACTATTCAACATTCAAAAAAACGAAAATGGATTGCGGCAGTGCTCGCATTTCCCATTCCTTTCGGGATGTTGGGTTTGCATCGTTGGTATTTAGGAACAACCAGCGGCATGCCATTGTTGTATATCGCTACGTTTGGAGGCGGCTTCGGAACCTTGCCGTTTATAGATTTTATGGTGATTTTAATTGATAACGATTTGACGCGTTACACCAATAATCCAAAATTATTTATGTGGAGAAACAGGAAAAAGAAATCGCTCTAA
- a CDS encoding response regulator has protein sequence MRKIIIIDDEPLARSIVVEYLQAHKDIEIVAECNDGFEGVKSIAQHRPDLIFLDIQMPKINGFEMLELLQHTPAVIFTTAFDEYAIKAFETNAIDYLLKPFNKERFDAAVEKWKSKKNSETAPDKQLQQFIETAAKQPEERNRIVVKNGNDIRIIPVETVFYIEAYDDYVKIFTQENYFLKKKTMAYYEETLDNTVFFRAHRSFIINLKQLTKIESLEKNSYVAILKNGKRIPISRGSYAKLKEVLGL, from the coding sequence ATGAGAAAAATAATTATTATAGACGATGAACCTTTGGCGAGAAGCATTGTTGTGGAGTATTTGCAAGCGCATAAAGACATAGAAATTGTGGCGGAATGCAACGATGGTTTTGAAGGCGTTAAAAGCATTGCGCAACATCGGCCAGATTTAATTTTTTTAGATATTCAAATGCCAAAAATAAATGGTTTTGAAATGTTGGAATTGCTGCAACACACGCCGGCTGTCATTTTTACCACTGCTTTTGATGAATATGCGATTAAAGCATTCGAAACAAATGCCATTGATTATTTGTTGAAACCCTTTAATAAAGAGCGTTTTGATGCTGCGGTAGAAAAATGGAAATCGAAAAAAAATTCGGAAACTGCGCCCGATAAACAGTTGCAACAATTTATAGAAACCGCTGCCAAACAGCCAGAAGAGCGCAATCGGATTGTGGTAAAAAATGGAAACGACATTCGTATTATACCCGTAGAAACCGTTTTTTACATTGAAGCGTACGATGATTATGTGAAAATATTTACGCAAGAAAATTATTTTCTCAAAAAGAAAACAATGGCGTATTACGAGGAAACGCTTGATAATACTGTCTTTTTTCGGGCGCACCGTTCTTTTATTATCAATCTCAAGCAATTAACAAAAATAGAATCGCTGGAAAAAAATAGTTACGTGGCTATTCTTAAAAATGGAAAACGCATTCCTATTAGCCGCGGCAGTTATGCTAAATTAAAAGAAGTATTGGGATTGTAA
- a CDS encoding sodium:proton antiporter — MTLYTAFSILICLTAFFAYINNRFVKLPATIGLMVLALISSFVLIGIGIVNPAILEKATTYLRHFNFSELLMGSMLSFMLFAGAIHIKLEQLKQEKIPVIVFSTFSVLLSTFIIGIVTYYLLGLFNIQTNLIYCLLFGSLISPTDPIAVLAILKEAKISPSLEMTIAGESLFNDGVAVVIFLTILQVAEQSNSIHFTGIILLFAQEAIGGILFGIIIGYLGLMLMREIDDYKVEVLITLALVMGGYSLANFLHTSGPLAMVAAGIIIGNQGKEHAKSKKSSEYIYTFWELLDEILNAILFVLMGLELLIIHFVPVYIVIGLLMIVLVLATRYISVFLPSQFIKFKEKITQRTLVILTWGGLRGGISIALALSLQPEMQKDLWVILTYCVVTFSILVQGLTIGKLARKKSI; from the coding sequence ATGACGCTTTATACTGCTTTTTCCATATTAATTTGTTTAACCGCGTTTTTTGCATACATCAACAATAGATTTGTGAAACTGCCTGCTACCATCGGTCTGATGGTGTTGGCGCTAATCAGTTCCTTCGTACTTATCGGAATTGGAATTGTAAATCCTGCCATTTTAGAAAAAGCAACAACGTATCTGCGCCATTTTAATTTTTCGGAATTGTTGATGGGAAGTATGTTAAGTTTCATGCTTTTTGCGGGCGCTATCCACATCAAATTAGAACAGTTAAAGCAAGAAAAAATTCCGGTTATCGTATTTTCCACATTCAGTGTTTTGCTTTCTACATTTATTATCGGAATAGTTACTTATTATTTACTTGGATTATTTAATATTCAAACTAATCTTATTTATTGCCTTTTGTTCGGATCACTTATTTCTCCGACAGATCCGATTGCTGTTTTGGCAATTTTAAAAGAAGCAAAAATTTCACCTTCACTCGAAATGACAATTGCGGGAGAATCATTGTTCAATGATGGTGTTGCGGTTGTTATCTTTCTCACCATTTTACAAGTTGCCGAACAAAGCAATAGCATCCATTTTACAGGTATTATTTTGTTATTCGCGCAAGAAGCGATTGGCGGAATTCTTTTCGGAATTATAATTGGCTATTTGGGCTTAATGTTGATGCGGGAAATAGACGATTACAAAGTGGAAGTTTTAATAACATTGGCATTAGTAATGGGCGGATATTCATTGGCAAATTTCCTGCATACTTCTGGTCCTTTAGCAATGGTGGCAGCCGGAATTATTATCGGAAATCAAGGAAAGGAACACGCCAAAAGTAAAAAATCGAGCGAATACATTTACACCTTTTGGGAATTACTGGATGAAATTTTAAACGCAATTTTATTTGTATTAATGGGCTTAGAATTACTCATCATTCACTTTGTTCCTGTTTACATTGTGATTGGTTTGCTAATGATTGTTTTGGTTTTAGCAACCAGATATATTTCTGTTTTTTTACCATCACAATTTATTAAATTTAAAGAAAAAATTACGCAACGCACGCTCGTAATACTTACTTGGGGCGGTTTGCGTGGCGGAATTTCAATTGCACTCGCACTTTCGCTGCAGCCCGAAATGCAAAAAGATCTTTGGGTGATACTTACTTATTGCGTGGTTACCTTCTCTATTCTTGTTCAAGGTTTAACAATTGGGAAATTGGCTCGGAAGAAATCCATTTGA
- the eno gene encoding phosphopyruvate hydratase, with translation MSFIASIQARQILDSRGNPTIEVDVITDSGTLGRAAVPSGASTGVHEAVELRDGDKGIYLGKGVLKAVNNVNTVIQEELKGQYIFDQNQIDRKMIALDGTDNKGNLGANAILGVSLAVAKAAAEEARQPLYRYVGGVNANTLPIPMMNIINGGSHADNSIDFQEFMIMPAGASSFSEAIRMGVEVFHHLKKVLKDENYSTNVGDEGGFAPNLKSNEEAIKMVLKAIEGAGYKPGEDIYIALDPAASEFYDEKEKKYHLKKSTGDKLSASEMIDFWADWVKKYPIISIEDGLAEDDWDGWKLMTDKLGKKIQLVGDDLFVTNVNRLKQGIDKGVANSILVKVNQIGTLTETINAVNMAYTHSYTAVMSHRSGETEDSTIADLAVALNTGMIKTGSASRSDRIAKYNQLLRIEEALGETANFLGKDFKFI, from the coding sequence ATGAGTTTTATAGCTAGCATACAAGCCAGACAAATCCTTGATTCCAGAGGAAATCCAACGATTGAAGTAGATGTGATAACAGATAGCGGAACGCTCGGTCGCGCTGCCGTTCCGTCTGGTGCATCAACAGGCGTACACGAAGCCGTTGAATTGCGTGATGGTGACAAAGGAATTTATCTTGGTAAAGGCGTTTTAAAAGCCGTAAACAACGTAAATACCGTTATTCAAGAAGAATTAAAAGGACAATATATTTTTGATCAAAATCAAATTGATAGAAAAATGATTGCGCTGGATGGCACGGATAACAAAGGAAATTTGGGTGCCAATGCCATTTTGGGAGTTTCGTTAGCGGTTGCAAAAGCTGCTGCGGAAGAAGCGCGCCAGCCGCTGTATCGCTACGTGGGCGGCGTAAATGCCAATACACTTCCGATTCCGATGATGAATATTATCAATGGAGGTTCGCATGCAGACAATAGCATCGATTTTCAGGAATTTATGATTATGCCCGCTGGTGCCAGCTCTTTCAGCGAAGCAATTCGTATGGGCGTAGAAGTTTTTCATCATCTTAAAAAAGTATTAAAGGATGAAAATTATTCTACCAATGTAGGCGATGAAGGCGGTTTTGCACCCAATTTAAAATCGAATGAAGAAGCTATCAAAATGGTTTTGAAAGCGATTGAAGGAGCAGGTTACAAACCAGGAGAAGATATTTACATTGCTTTAGATCCCGCGGCTTCTGAGTTTTATGACGAAAAAGAAAAAAAATACCATTTAAAAAAATCAACAGGCGATAAATTATCCGCTTCTGAAATGATTGATTTTTGGGCTGATTGGGTGAAAAAATATCCTATTATTTCTATTGAAGATGGCTTGGCAGAAGACGATTGGGACGGTTGGAAATTAATGACCGATAAGCTCGGGAAGAAAATTCAATTGGTGGGAGATGATTTATTTGTTACCAATGTAAATCGCCTGAAACAAGGAATTGACAAAGGAGTTGCGAATTCGATTCTCGTAAAAGTCAATCAAATCGGAACACTTACCGAAACAATTAATGCGGTAAATATGGCGTACACCCATTCGTACACTGCCGTGATGAGCCATCGTTCGGGCGAAACAGAAGACAGTACAATTGCGGATTTAGCAGTTGCTTTAAATACAGGAATGATAAAAACCGGCTCTGCGTCGCGCTCCGACAGGATTGCAAAATACAATCAATTGCTTCGCATCGAAGAAGCCTTGGGAGAAACAGCCAATTTTTTAGGCAAAGATTTTAAGTTTATTTGA
- a CDS encoding NifU family protein, with amino-acid sequence MENILKKPIVLYAESTPNPSAMKFVANILLIAEGATAQYQTKMETKGAPLAAKLFEFPFVKNIFFNANYITITKTDAVTWDDIILELREFIRAYIADGKAIINELPKQEMPADSSFKKTTSVYTEHVVPQNETEAKIIEILDQYIRPAVEGDGGLITFKSFKDGVVEVVLKGSCSGCPSSTLTLKAGIEALLKKMVPSVKEVVAEAA; translated from the coding sequence ATGGAAAATATACTTAAAAAACCGATTGTATTGTACGCCGAAAGCACGCCAAATCCTTCTGCGATGAAATTTGTAGCAAATATTTTGTTAATAGCAGAAGGCGCAACGGCTCAATATCAAACTAAAATGGAAACGAAAGGCGCGCCGCTTGCCGCGAAATTGTTTGAATTTCCGTTCGTGAAAAATATTTTTTTCAACGCCAATTATATTACGATAACAAAAACAGATGCAGTAACGTGGGACGATATTATCTTGGAATTACGCGAATTTATCAGAGCATACATTGCAGACGGAAAAGCGATTATCAACGAACTTCCGAAACAAGAAATGCCGGCAGATTCGTCTTTCAAAAAGACTACTTCTGTTTACACGGAACACGTTGTTCCGCAAAACGAAACGGAAGCAAAAATCATCGAAATATTGGATCAATATATTCGTCCGGCAGTAGAAGGCGACGGCGGATTAATTACGTTTAAATCCTTTAAAGACGGCGTTGTAGAAGTAGTTTTAAAAGGTTCGTGTAGCGGATGTCCATCGTCCACATTAACGCTAAAAGCAGGCATAGAAGCTCTTTTGAAAAAAATGGTTCCGAGCGTCAAAGAAGTGGTGGCAGAAGCGGCTTGA
- a CDS encoding toxin-antitoxin system YwqK family antitoxin, producing the protein MKKYFFEGKKNCKFDFEIIDKKLQMKNRNVLFLLIVLGLSACTKTKKIYYPNGTLFQEAIFKDALLNGHFKQYYPNGSMKCESDYSDGKLVGITKWYYETGQLQTEMYYIMGKEEGLQKEYNIEGDLTMEAYMKDGKQNGIGKTFFKDGKLKTIQNYINNLNDGGYKQYYHNVRLDMYAIYKKGEVLYCEKYDSLGKFLKKVRIITIEPEKEMKAGEESTLKVTLCGPDAQIVDAGVTIKQADKDTVVYAKLFNHYIGSSIECKFTPKEQGVYTVNVSIYSKDTGIYDGWKQEITVSN; encoded by the coding sequence TTGAAAAAATATTTTTTTGAAGGCAAAAAAAATTGCAAATTTGATTTTGAAATAATTGACAAAAAATTGCAAATGAAAAATCGCAACGTATTATTTTTATTGATTGTACTTGGGCTTTCTGCATGTACAAAAACAAAAAAGATATATTATCCGAATGGAACGTTGTTTCAAGAAGCAATTTTTAAAGATGCGCTTTTAAATGGGCACTTTAAGCAATATTATCCAAATGGCTCAATGAAGTGCGAATCAGATTATTCAGATGGTAAACTTGTGGGAATTACAAAATGGTATTATGAAACAGGGCAATTACAAACGGAAATGTATTACATTATGGGTAAAGAGGAAGGTCTTCAAAAAGAATATAATATAGAAGGAGATTTAACTATGGAAGCCTACATGAAAGATGGTAAACAGAACGGCATAGGAAAGACATTTTTTAAGGATGGCAAATTAAAAACAATACAAAATTATATTAATAATTTAAATGATGGTGGATATAAACAATATTATCATAATGTCAGATTAGATATGTATGCCATATATAAAAAAGGGGAGGTCTTATATTGTGAGAAATACGATTCTCTTGGAAAATTTCTTAAAAAAGTTCGAATTATAACGATAGAACCTGAAAAAGAAATGAAAGCGGGAGAAGAATCAACATTAAAAGTAACCTTATGTGGTCCTGATGCACAAATAGTGGATGCGGGTGTTACTATAAAGCAAGCGGACAAGGATACTGTTGTTTATGCTAAACTATTTAACCACTATATAGGTAGTAGTATAGAATGTAAATTTACACCAAAAGAACAAGGTGTTTATACTGTAAATGTCTCAATTTACTCAAAAGATACTGGGATTTATGATGGTTGGAAGCAAGAAATTACGGTTTCAAATTAA
- a CDS encoding citrate (Si)-synthase, eukaryotic yields MDTLKEKFAAKAMPMAAEVKALIKEHGDKKLGEYTVAQVYQGMKGMIGMVTETSKLDPEEGIRFRGFTIPELREKLPKAPGGFEPLPEGVFYLMLLGELPTQEDVLNIGNNWARRSIVPKHVFDLLDELPAATHPMTMFSIAVMAMQTESLFAAAYRKGINKKDYWDYTYEDSMNLIARLPRVAAYIYRKKYKNNVHIEPDPKLDWAANFAHMLGYEKMDMQRLLRLYLTIHADHEGGNVSAHATHLVGSALSDPYLSFSAGMNGLAGPLHGLANQEVLMWILKLREELGGGLPSKEQIAAYIKQTLEAGKVVPGYGHAVLRKTDPRFTAQQDFYKKYIKNDDVCEIVQLVYQVAPPILEATGKIKNPWPNVDAHSGALLLHYGMTEYEFYTVMFGVSRSLGVLASLIWDRALGHPLERPSSVTTDGLKKKIGVTV; encoded by the coding sequence ATGGATACTTTAAAAGAAAAATTTGCAGCTAAGGCAATGCCAATGGCGGCAGAAGTAAAAGCATTAATTAAAGAACACGGAGATAAAAAACTGGGAGAATATACTGTTGCGCAAGTATATCAGGGGATGAAGGGCATGATTGGAATGGTTACCGAAACATCTAAATTGGATCCAGAAGAAGGAATTCGTTTCAGAGGTTTTACTATTCCTGAATTGCGCGAAAAACTACCAAAAGCTCCGGGAGGCTTTGAGCCATTGCCTGAAGGCGTTTTTTATCTGATGCTTTTAGGTGAACTTCCTACGCAAGAAGATGTGTTGAACATCGGAAATAACTGGGCGCGCAGAAGTATTGTTCCGAAACATGTGTTTGATTTATTGGACGAATTGCCTGCTGCTACGCATCCGATGACAATGTTCAGTATTGCTGTTATGGCGATGCAAACCGAATCTCTTTTTGCAGCAGCGTATCGCAAAGGCATCAACAAAAAAGATTATTGGGATTATACGTATGAAGATTCCATGAATTTGATTGCGCGTTTACCAAGAGTTGCAGCGTATATTTATCGCAAAAAATATAAAAATAATGTGCACATCGAACCAGATCCTAAATTGGATTGGGCAGCAAATTTCGCGCACATGTTGGGTTATGAAAAAATGGACATGCAACGCTTATTGCGTTTGTATCTTACCATTCATGCGGATCACGAAGGAGGAAATGTTTCTGCTCACGCTACGCATTTGGTAGGTTCGGCATTAAGTGATCCATATCTTTCTTTTTCTGCTGGAATGAATGGATTAGCTGGTCCTTTGCACGGTTTAGCCAATCAAGAAGTATTGATGTGGATATTGAAACTGCGCGAAGAATTAGGCGGAGGTTTACCTTCTAAAGAACAAATTGCAGCGTACATTAAACAAACATTGGAAGCCGGGAAAGTAGTGCCGGGCTATGGACACGCAGTATTGCGTAAAACAGATCCTCGTTTTACAGCGCAACAAGATTTTTATAAAAAATACATCAAAAACGATGACGTTTGCGAAATTGTACAATTGGTGTATCAAGTTGCGCCGCCTATTTTGGAAGCTACAGGAAAAATTAAAAACCCTTGGCCCAATGTAGACGCGCATTCTGGAGCTTTGTTATTGCATTACGGAATGACGGAATACGAATTTTACACCGTAATGTTTGGTGTATCCAGATCTTTAGGCGTACTTGCTTCTTTAATTTGGGACAGAGCACTTGGTCATCCATTAGAAAGACCAAGTTCAGTTACAACAGATGGTTTGAAAAAGAAAATTGGTGTAACAGTATAA